A region from the Acanthochromis polyacanthus isolate Apoly-LR-REF ecotype Palm Island chromosome 23, KAUST_Apoly_ChrSc, whole genome shotgun sequence genome encodes:
- the LOC110964724 gene encoding zinc finger protein 556-like — translation MKRGSSVLPPPSEAAKRHTHDARAQCTPDAAGSSPFPSATSLFSPDVSTKMASDLLIRLSEATQKAQMHPGSRAEAEQQDEPGLALSPDGPGASPEPPSLTNTPDGNNPTDTLASDLLRKLAERQDVHGHVVRLKEEEEPMEVDAVAQNQPITEENRHLFTVKTEDQSLSGNNMAPQLHSGAKMADQCVHGSSKMADSSISGGSQFQLRVKLEDHGMSGAKMEDLVLTGAKMVDHRLHGSSKMEDHGTSGTKMEYHVLTGAKMVDHRLHSSSKMAESSISGGNKFQVRVKVEDHVLTGAKMEDHVLTGAKMEDGLVFKAGVAERSFSGDQMSNGFVYGVKMEDEFPSGAKMENRLVSGAKMEEQQLFFGAKMEEQCLRAVLWQDMSVNLASTLLHQLSERVSKSSNQLDRMTPPTRNSPVLKVEPLCSPQSNLQDPHQESQTSRDQSTGCSYFYRCHVCGFETDGHALFQSHMTEHRQWERGSFSLHCCVCDLSTNQEAEMRAHVHTHFQGDTGDIRCHVALPAASSSTPVVAVVTQPQQSSSEHRCRICQRSFPGQQELLVHFQGHRQGNQYRCDRCGHLTRTANKLVEHVRVHTGERPFTCTLCPYSAKRRDSLRLHCKVKHAAHGAEAHADVHTHRSYVHGDNQRANKQLQRLHTPPSALSAASSLHPSLTERAGWRDLSPLLPISTLLTLKPRSSSSSSSSSSSSSSSLSNKLSFLGYLGLTASL, via the exons AGGCCACCCAGAAGGCCCAGATGCATCCTGGGAGCCGGGCGGAGGCGGAGCAGCAGGACGAGCCGGGCCTGGCGCTGTCTCCGGACGGACCCGGAGCCAGTCCAGAACCGCCGTCGCTCACCAACACTCCGGACGGAAACAACCCCACGGACACGCTGGCGTCGGACCTGCTCAGGAAGCTCGCAG AGCGTCAGGACGTCCACGGCCACGTGGTGAGACTcaaggaagaagaagagccAATGGAAGTGGACGCCGTGGCCCAGAACCAACCAATCACAGAGGAGAACCGCCATCTGTTTACTGTTAAAACAGAAGACCAAAGTCTCTCTGGGAACAACATGGCTCCGCAGCTGCACTCTGGAGCCAAAATGGCAGACCAATGTGTCCATGGCAGCTCCAAGATGGCGGACAGTAGCATCTCTGGAGGCAGCCAGTTTCAGCTCAGAGTGAAACTGGAGGATCATGGGATGTCTGGAGCCAAAATGGAGGACCTTGTTCTTACTGGAGCCAAAATGGTGGACCATCGTCTCCATGGCAGCTCCAAGATGGAGGATCATGGGACATCTGGAACCAAGATGGAGTACCATGTTCTGACTGGAGCCAAAATGGTGGACCATCGTCTCCATAGCAGCTCCAAAATGGCAGAGAGCAGCATCTCTGGAGGCAACAAGTTTCAGGTCAGAGTGAAAGTGGAGGACCATGTTCTGACTGGAGCCAAGATGGAGGACCATGTTCTGACTGGAGCCAAGATGGAGGACGGGCTCGTATTTAAGGCGGGGGTTGCAGAGCGATCTTTCTCTGGAGACCAGATGAGCAATGGGTTCGTCTACGGGGTCAAGATGGAGGACGAGTTCCCTTCAGGAGCCAAAATGGAGAACCGGCTGGTCTCTGGAGCCAAGatggaggagcagcagctgtTCTTCGGAGCGAAGATGGAGGAGCAGTGCCTCAGGGCCGTGCTGTGGCAGGACATGTCGGTGAACCTGGCCTCCACGCTGCTGCACCAGCTCTCAG agcgAGTCAGTAAATCCAGTAATCAGCTGGACAGGATGACTCCGCCCACCAGGAACAG tcCTGTGCTGAAGGTGGAGCCGCTCTGCTCTCCTCAGTCGAACCTCCAGGATCCTCATCAGG AAAGTCAAACCAGCAGAGACCAAAGCACAGGATGCTCTTATTTCTACAG GTGTCACGTGTGTGGCTTTGAGACAGACGGCCACGCCCTCTTCCAGAGTCACATGACGGAGCACCGCCAATGGGAGCGCGGCTCCTTCTCGCTGCACTGCTGCGTGTGCGACCTCTCGACCAATCAGGAGGCAGAGATGAGGGCTCACGTCCACACGCACTTTCAGGGCGACACGGGAGACATCAG GTGCCACGTTGCCCTGCCTGCCGCCTCCAGCAGCACTCCTGTGGTTGCCGTGGTAACCCAGCCgcagcagagcagctcagaGCATCGCTGCCGCATCTGCCAGAGGTCGTTTCCAGGGCAACAGGAGCTGCTGGTTCACTTCCAGGGTCATCGCCAAGGCAACCAGTACCGGTGCGACCGGTGCGGTCACCTGACCCGGACCGCCAACAAGCTGGTGGAGCACGTGCGCGTGCACACGGGCGAGCGGCCGTTCACGTGCACGCTGTGCCCGTACAGCGCCAAGCGGAGGGACAGTCTGCGTCTGCACTGCAAGGTCAAGCACGCCGCGCACGGAGCCGAAGCGCACGCCGACGTGCACACGCACCGCTCCTACGTGCACGGAGACAATCAGCGTGCGAACAAGCAGCTGCAGCGGCTGCACACGCCACCGAGCGCGCTCAGTGCGGCCTCCTCTCTTCACCCCTCGCTGACGGAGCGAGCTGGGTGGAGGGATTTATCTCCGCTGCTGCCAATCAGCACGCTGCTCACTCTGAAGCCacgctcttcctcctcctcctcctcctcttcatcctcttcatcctcgtCTCTGTCCAACAAACTCTCCTTCCTCGGGTATCTTGGTCTCACAGCTTCTCTCTAA